The genomic segment TGGCGGCTTTTATCCGTTTATGCAGCAGCCGGTGTCCTCTCTAGCAGACCATCCGCTGGGCATTCATGATATTTTCGATATAGATGGGCCAGCCATGGAGAAACTGCTGCTGTCACTGGAAGCGGAAACGGCAATGGTCGAGCTCGCCGAGCGCTTCATTAAGCCGAAGCTGCCTGAACAGGACGAGTCGGTCACGCTCATTAATCAGATGGTTGATTGGATTATGGCCGAGCGTAGCGTTACTAAGGTCGATCAGCTATGCGAGGCTTTTCATATGAACAAAAGAACGCTTCAGCGTCTATTTGATCAATATGTCGGCGTTACGCCAAAATGGGTCATTCAGCTGTACCGGCTGCAAAATGCCGCTGAAACGCTGGATCGCAGCCCAAGCCATGACTGGACGCAGCTGTCGCTAGAGCTTGGCTACCACGATCAATCGCATTTTATTAAAGATTTTAAAGCTGTTGTCGGCGTTACGCCGCAGGAATACGTCCGTAAATAGCAAAGAGACAGCCCCTATGCTACGGGGAGCTGTCTCTTTGCTTTTATTTCTAATGAGGCTTGAAAGCCGGCACTCGCTTATACTTTGAATCTGCTGATTTTATCCTGAAGCTCCTCAGCCATGCTGGACAATGATGCCGCCGAGGAAGCAATTTCCTCCATCGAAGCAAGCTGCTCCTGTGTCGCTGCGGACACATTATGCGCGCCGCCCGAAGCTTCCTCCGCAATATGCGAAATTTGCTTCACGAAGCCGACAACCTCATCCGTGCTTGCCGCCATTTGCTCGGCACTAGCCGAAACCTCTTGGATTTCGCCAGCTACCTTGTTAACGGCATCCAAAATTTGTTCGAAGGCTTCTCCAGCATTCGTCACAACCGCGATACCTTGCGATACCTCTTGTTTGTTCATCGTTACAGCTTGGACTGCATTAATCGTGTCCTTCTGAATAACGCTGACCAGTCCGGTAATTTGCATAGCCGAAGCGGATGATTGCTCCGCCAGCTTGCGGACTTCATCTGCTACGACTGCAAAACCGCGACCGTGATCGCCTGCTCTTGCCGCTTCAATCGCCGCATTCAGAGCAAGCAAATTAGTTTGCGTTGCAATGGCGGTAATAACATCGGTAATTTTGCCAATCTCATCCGAACGCTCGCCAAGACCAGTAACCAGCTCAGCAAGCGAGGAAATCGAGCGCTGAATGGAGTCCATTTGCACAACGGCCTGCTGAATCGTCCGGTTTCCTTCTGACGATTGGGTAGCCGCATCAAGAGCCGAGGTAGATACGCTTTGCGCACGCAACGCGATCTGCTCGACGCCAATCGACATTTCGTCGATCGCTTGGGAAGAGCGCTTCACCATTTCAACCTGCTCGCTAGTTCCGACAGCCAGTTCCTCGACCGTTTCGGAAATTTGCTCCGACGCCTTGCTGTTCTGGTCAGCGCTTGCCATCAGCTCCTCAGAGGAAGCAGCAACGAGTGAAGAGGTCATGGAAACGGAATGAATGACTTCACGCAAGCTGTGGGTCATTGCATTAAAGGATTTAGCCAAATCGCCGATTTCATCGCGGTTTTTAATGACGATTGTCTCTCCGGTCAGATCGCCTTGGGCAATTTGCTCCGCTGCTCTGCTTACTTTCTGTACAGACCTGGATACCATTTGCGCAATCAAGACTGCAATAGCCAGCGCCAGAATTACAGCTAAGATGACTACAGCTATAATGGTATTCGTGCTTGTCATAGCCAAGTCGACCGACTGATCTGCAGCACTTTTCGATCCTTCGATGCCCAGATTGATCATTTTGGTAATATTATCATTGGCTGTATACCAGAGCGGGTAAGCTGTTGCATGGAGCTCGCTTGCCCTTTCAAAGTTATTTTCTTTGCCATATGCGATAAACTCCGGCATTTTAGCCAAATAGAGATCCAGGCTTTTGCCGAATTCATCGAACAGCGCCTTCTCTTCTTCACTTTGAACCATCGTTGCTAATTGTTCACGTTCGGATTTCACCTTGTCGAGAAGCTCATTCAAAGCACTATTCATCTTGTCAACTTCATCTTTGTTCGTCTCGACAATGATGTTCAGGGCAAGACGCTCAATATCAGATACGTCCCCGTTCATAATTCCGAGAAGAGTTACGCTAGGCATCCACCTGTCATTCATTTCCTTTGCTTTATCACCCATGCCGTTCATGCCAAACATCGCGATTAATCCTGTTGCAACAAGCAGTAACGCTACCGAAATAAAACCCGTTAGCAATTTAAAACGAATGCTGAACCTCATAACTTCACTCCTCTGATGTGTGTCTTAAATATATCGACATTTTGATCATGGGAGTGAATATGCTTTCGACATTTTTCGGGATAATATTGCTTTATTAGACAGGTCGCATACCATTATGCAATAGTCACAAGTGCAAGCTGCTAGAACAGCATAAGATTCAGCTGTCTCACATCCGCTCTCAGCTCGGAAACGTTGTCCAAATACGCAAGAAACACGCGTATAAGAGTCGGATTCCGCTGCTCTGCCCGAGCCTCCTGCCCAAGGAGCGAAACGACCTCCCGCAGTTCTGCGCGAACAGCCTCTGGCTTAGGCAGCTCGTCTATTTTCCCCGCCAGTGCTTGAATAAACTGCACAGCCGTTTCCCGCCGTACCGGCTCATCGCTCGGGTTCAAATGGTTAAAATAGACGTTCGCGCTATCAATAATCGGCTTCGGCTGCTTAGCCGCCATATCGCGGACGACGGCGTCCATCCGGTCCACCAGAAAAGCGGCCAGCTCTGCCATCGGCACGGCTATGACCTTCTGAATGGCATAGGACAAATATTGCAGCAGCATGCCTCGAAAAATGGTGACGACATCCCATATGATAGCGTCAATCTGCTCGCCGTACGCTTCTGTCAGCAGCTCCCGATGCCACGACAGCATAGCCGCTTTTTTATTTTGCCATGCCGTCAAAAATTTATCATTCGCCGTTATCGGCAGCTCTTTAAAGTCGAGCATGAACAAATGGTTCTCCATCGTATAATACAGCTGGAATTCAATTTTCCGGCGAAACTTCTCCTTTGGCGCAAGCCCCTGCTGCGATTGCACACGGTCAAGCTCCGCTTCCTGCTCCAGCAATGAACGGTAGCAGGCGGTAAATACCTCGGTGAATAAATCTTCCTTGGAAGCAAAAAACTTATATATGCTCGCTTTCGCCATGCCGCAAGCTTCAGCAATATCCTGCATGGATGCAGCGCTGTAGCCCTTCTCCCGAAAAAGCGCCAAAGCAGCGTCTAAAATTTTTCCTTTTCGTAATTCCTCCATTTAGATGCCCTCCTCCCCCCTATCTTGACATGAGGAAAGAGCGAGGTCAACGTCTGGAGTTGACACCGAAACTATTTAGTTTTATATTGAACTCATAAGTTTTACTTTACTGGTAAAGGAGGTGCGCTGCCGCTTGTTTCTATTTAAATAGGGATAAAGCTGTGGCCTGCACATGCGCATAGCCGAAGGAATTGAAATGCTGGAATTGACTTTAAGCTTGGGAGACAATCATAGAGTCTTTCATCCCACAGCGATACTGGGTCCGGACTTTTGGGTGCTGGTTGATACCGGCCTGCCAGGTTCTGCTGAAGCGATTCAGCGAATGGTCGTAGAGGAAGGATTTCCCGATGTACCGCCAAGCGCTATTATACTTACTCATCAGGATCTGGATCATATCGGCGGCTTGCCAGGCTTTTTGTCCTCGAGTCGCAAGCTGCCCGTCGTTTACGCCCATCTTGGAGATCAGGCTGCGATTGACGGGAAAGAGCAGCTGCTCAAAGTGCCCCCTGAAAGGATGGCGCAGCTGCTTGAGACCATGCCTGAAACGCAGCGGACAGCATTTGAGCACACTTTTATCCATCCAACCCGTCCGAACGTTAATTTGACGATTGCAGATGGCGATACACTCGACTTCGGCGGCGGGCTTACCGTCATTCATACACCCGGCCATACGCCGGGGCATATTGCTCTCTATCATCAGCCGAGCAAGACGCTTCTCGCGGGGGATGCCATGGTGGTAATCAATGGCCAGCTATCCGGGCCCGTGCCTGCTGCCACGCCAAACATGGCAGAGGCTATCCGTTCCCTCAGCAAGCTTAAAGCGTTTGATATCGAGCAGGTGATTTGCTACCATGGCGGGCTGTTCCAAGGAGACGCGAACAAACGAATTGCTGAGCTGGCTGACCAGCTGTGACCCGTTTTGTAACGGCACTTGTGCTCGCTTTAGCCGGCGGCTATCTGTTCGCAGCACTTCATGTGCCGCTGCCTTGGCTGCTCGGTCCGATGGTATTCGCCTTTCTCGGTTCACGATTTCTGAAAAAGTCATTCAAACCGCAATGGCCCAGTTCCATGCGCAATCTAGCACTGCTTATTATTGGCTATTCAATCGGACTGTCACTTACAGTCGACACGATGAAGGAAATGGGCCATCAGCTGCCGACTATGGTGCTTATGACGGTACTGCTGCTGCTATTTAGCGGGTTAATTGGCATCACGATTGCCAAGCTGTCTGGATTGCTGCTGCCGACCGTCCTAATGGGCTGCATTCCGGGCGGCTTGTCGCAAATGGTTATTTTGGCGGAGGATACGAAGGGCATTGATATTACGGTTGTCACCTTCTTGCAGGTATCGCGGCTCATGATGATTATTTTCTGCGTGCCGCTGCTCGTATTCAGCCCATTATTCGGGAGCGTTCACGATGAGATCGTCGTTGCAGCAGCAGGCTCCGAGTGGGCGCAGTGGGGCGCCTTATTCCCAGGCATTGTGCCGTTTGCCCTCGCTTGTGTGGCGGCGGCGCTGCTGGCGAAAAAGATCAAGATGCCTTCGGCCTATTTGCTCGGCCCGATGATCGCAACCGCACTGCTTCATAACTTTGGCTTAGATGCTCCTCTGCTGCCATCGACCTTATTGAGCGCAGCACAGCTCATGATCGGCACCTATGTCGGACTGCTGCTGCGGCCGGAAAATTTGAAAAATAAAACACGCATCACTCTGCTCGCCATCCTAAGCGGCATCGTCCTCATTGCCGGAGCGTTCGGCATGAGCCTGCTGCTTGCCAAGCTGCATAATCTGTCGCCTGCCACTGCTTTTCTTAGCATGTCCCCTGGCGGCATGGACCAAATGGGCATTATCGCCAAGGAAATTCATGCGGATGTTGCCATCGTCAGCGTCTACCAGCTGTTTCGAACATGGTTCATCTACTTCGCCATCCCTCCCCTGCTGAGGCTGCTTTTCAAGCGAATCGGCAGTGGCAGCGGAACAGGATCAGAAACAGCAGCAGGCTCAAATGGGAAGCAGCCGATGGAAAGCAAGTAAGCAAGGACAGCGGGCTTGAGCGAAGCCGCGCTGTCCTTTTTTATCCGCCACTTATCGTCTTTCGTTAGCTTTCCCCTCCATTTTAGCAAGGAACGCCTCCTCAAGCTCATTCCAGTTTGGCGTCGCTATATGGGCTTGCTGCTTCCAAACGTCGAACGCTTTATGCAAAAGGGCGATTTCCACGAATGAGCTATCTATCATTTTCGCAACGGGAAGACGATGATAAATTTTCAGAAAAAAGTAGACGAGCTGCCTTTTCCGGCGAAAATAATCAACCTGGCTTGCAGGTGTAATCGTATAGCCGATAGCCTCCATTACTTTAAAGCCTTCATCAACGGCTGCAATCATTTGCAGGAGCAGCTTTTTGTCCTTCGCTATCTGTTTAAATTGATTGTCTTGGACATAACTTACGGAGCTCAACACCAGAATAAAGACAATGTGGCTTTTAAGCCATGCATCTATATCCTCATGATAATCGATTTTATATTTGGCATCAGCAAATGCTTTGTCAATTAAATCTTTAAAGGGGAAAGGCCCGTTCAGGCTGCCAAGCACCATTTGACCGCCTCCACGCACGGAGATCATGCGCCCCTTTTCTCTGCGTCCGCCGCTTAGCTGGAAGCCGAAGGCAGCCTTTTTGTCAGGCAAGCTATTCTCCAGCAGCTCTTGCTCCGTCGTACTAGCCGTCGGATTATTGCCGACAAACACGATATGGCTGCTTTTATTTTTCGCCAAAATCGGCAGCACAGATGGAAAATTATTATATTTCATCACAACAAAAATCAGGTCATAGCTGTCATCCGCCGGGAGCGCTTGAATGATCTTCACTTTATCTACGGTCGTTTTACGCTGAAAATAATGGCGAATGACGAGCCCGTGCTCGCTCAGCTCCTCCGCTCTGCTTCCTCTCGCAAGCACCGTGACGTCATTGCCCCCCTGCACTAACACATGGGCCAGATAGCTGCCTAAAACGCCCGCGCCATAAACTAATATTTTCATATTGCCCCCCTCATTCTTCTGAACACTTGTTGCTTTATCAACATTCGTTCAATACAATGATAGTACCAACGACTTGGGTTCGCTTCAATCGCTAAATGGGTCCGAATCGTTGATTAATCAACATATTTGGCTTAGCTGTTTAAAATATTTTTTGGAGGAGGAGTCCTATGGACAGGAGGGTGCTCAAAACGCGGGAAGCGATAATGAAGGCTTTTATTGCGCTTATGGCCGAGAAAAATTTTGAGCAAATAACGATCAACGAAATTGCAGACCGTGCCAATGTAAACCGGGGCACCGTTTATTTGCATTATGTAGACAAATTTGATCTTCTCGATCAATGCATAGAGGTCCATTTAGTCCAATTGCAGCAAAAATGCTTGCCTAACGAGGAAGCAACCTCCTTTACGTCTAAAGAGCTGCTGCTTCAAACCCTTGAATTTTTAGAGGAGCATGCTTTCCTATATTCGACTCTGCTGACGAACAAGAGTATTCCTGCTTTCCGAAGCCGCATGACGGAGTTGATGTTTCAGCAGCTTGGTGAAAACATCGATATGAGTGAGATGAATAAAGACCGGAACAAAGAGGTACTGAAGCAGTTTTTAGTATCGGCTGCGATCGGTGTTCTGGAGTGGTGGATTACCCGTTCCATGCCCTACCCAGCTAAGGAAATGGCCGAAGAGTTATGGGCGCTGCTTGAGCGCAATCAGATGGTGCCGCAGAATATGGAATCGAAATAAGCCAGTGCAGTTCCTCCTTGTAGAGGCACTGCACTGGCTTATTGTTTCTGATCTGAAATGAATTCATTTATTCAAGTGGGCTGCCTAATCAGTTAGATGTCGTATTTAACTTCACCCAGCCATTTCACCATTTTAGGATCATTATGTGAAAAGAACTGGCTCGTTTTCAAGTCTAAAGCAGCAATCCGCTCCATGTCCGCTGTGCTTAGTTCAAAGTCGAAGATATTAAAGTTTTCAATGATTCTTTCCTTGCGAACAGATTTTGGAATGACAACGATTCCTCTTAGGGTCAACCAACGCAAAATAATTTGCGCAACGGATTTATTATGCTTTTCAGCTAGAGACACTAAAGCTTCATTCTGAAAGATGTCGTTTCTTCCTTCGGCAAACGGAGCCCAGGATTCAACCTGAACATGGTTCTCTTGCATAAACGCTGTACTTTCTATTTGCTGGCAGAAGGGATGCGTTTCAACTTGGTTTACTGCCGGAATGATTTCATTGTGAGTCATTAAATCCATCAAACGATCCATCTGAAAATTGCTAACTCCGATAGCCTTGACCTTGCCCTCCCGATACAATTCCTCCATCGCCCGCCAAGCACCGTAAACATCGCCAAATGGCTGATGAATTAAATATAAATCCAAGTAATCCATTTGCAATCGTTCCAGCGATTTGGCGAACGCTTTCTTAGCGCTCTCATAACCGGCATCCTGGATCCAAAGTTTTGTCGTAATAAATATTTCCTCTCTTGGCACGCCGCTTCGCCTGATTGCTCTGCCGACCGCTTCTTCATTTTGATAGGAAGCAGCGGTATCAATTAGGCGATAGCCTGCCATAAGAGCGTCATAAACGGCTTGTTCGCATTCATCTGCCTCCTTGATTTGAAACACTCCAAAGCCGAGTATAGGCATCTCAACACCATTGTTCAAAATAACTTTTTGCATATGAATTCCTCCTGCTTGTTTATATTAGGATGCAAGCCGCTCCCCATCCCCCTCTATACTTTGAATAACCATTTTCCTTAGAGGTTTAAGTTCATTATGCGCTAAATCTTCAAGAGGGCGATATCTCATTAATCTCTAATGATTGCCTAATCCTCTCATTGCTAAGTAACGTTGCTATCCGAGCCGGACATGAAAGCCCATCCCCAAACCGCCGAATAGCTGCTTAAATTTTCAACAGACAAGCAAGTTAGCTGAAAGTTGAACATACAAATGTTTTAATACTCCAGCCAAGAGGGCCATTTGTTGGACAATATATAAATCATAGAGAAGCGTTAGGCTGGCTAGCTGGATGAAGGAGGCCGTGCATGAACAGCAATCCGCAAATTCGAAAATGGTACCCCTTTGTCGGGCCGCATGATCCGTGCGAGCCGATGATTGTGCGGACGTATGTCGTTCCGCCGAACCAGTACATTCCTTTTCAGCCGATGAACCTTCCGCAATTTTCGCTAGAAGAGGCGCTGCGGCTTGGAACGCTATGGCCTGCCTTATACAGCCCGTACGCATCCAAATGTGGAGGGGGGAGCTATTAGCCATGAGTGAGCAGCCAATGGTGTGCGATGAAGCCTATTATGCCAAGCTTTTGGAGCTGCAGCAGCTGGATTTTGGCCTGCTTGAGCTGAACCTCTATCTCGACACCCATCCGCATGACCATCATGCCCTGCAGCAATTCAATTATTTGGCCCAGCAGCGCATGCAGTGCGCCCAGCAGTTCGAAATGAAGTATGGTCCGCTGATGAACTATGGACACAGCTTCTCGGGTTATCCTTTTCAATGGCCGAATACGCCTTGGCCTTGGCAGGTGTAGCAGGCCTGACAGACAGTCAGCATGAAGCACAGCGGGCTGCCGCTGCTGACATCTGCGCAGCTCTCTAGAAAGCGGCAGCTTAGCATGTTGGAGGTGACAATGGCATGTGGGTTTATGAGAAAAAGCTCCAGTACCCTGTTCGGGTTAGCAAATGCGATCCTCGAATGGCGCGTTATCTCGCCGAACAATACGGCGGCGCGGACGGCGAGCTGGCGGCGGCACTTCGTTATTTGAATCAACGCTATACGATTCCAAGCAAGGTCATTGGCTTGCTAACGGATATCGGCACAGAGGAATTTGCGCATTTAGAGATGATTGCTACAATGATCTATAAACTGACCAAGGATGCCACTCCTGAGCAGCTTGAAGAGGCTGGGCTGGGGCCGCATTATGCGAGCCATGACAGCGCGCTGTTTTACAACAATGCCTCGGGCGTTCCTTTCACAGCCGCCTACATACAGGCCAAGGGCGATCCGCTTGCGGATTTATACGAGGATATTGCGGCTGAGGAGAAGGCGCGGGCCACCTATCAGTGGCTCATCGATATGACCGACGACGTCGATTTGCAGGACAGCCTGAAGTTTTTACGCGAGCGGGAAATTGTCCATGCGCTGCGCTTCAAGGAAGCGGTCGAAATTATTAAGGAGGATCGGGATCAGAAGAAGGTTTATTGAGGAAGGGACAAAAAAGGAGTAAGGCAGCCATCTTCTGTTGGCTGCTTTGCTCCTTTTTTTTAATTCAGATTTGTCGAAATGCCCGGTCCGTCTCTCTCTAAATGACATTTCCCCTTATAATGCTTAATTACGGCTATCGGCCCAGAGGAATTGGCACATCACCCCTAGAGCTGTTAGCGGGATCGTCTGCATCATCAATTTCCCCACTTGCGTTGCTATTTGTTCCGTCCTGCCATTCAACCTGTAAATATCATGTTACCAGTGATTCCTCTTATCAAATTTGATATGATAGGGAAGAATCAGATATGAAACGAGTTCTAATAAGTTCAAAGCCCGCTTTCATTTGTTTATAAAGGAGGATGTTAGGATGGGAAACGAAATCGAAAATCTATATTCAAGCGTAAATCGATTTGCGATAACGGACGGCATCAACCGAACCATTGTCCCCTACCTTGAGATTCATAGTTATCGCGAGCAGGATATTATCATACCCGATACGCCAAATCCGTTTATCTATCTAGTTGTAAACGGTACTATGCGCCTCCACTTTGCTACTGGGGTATCCGATTACGCTCCCGGACAATATCTTATATCCGCCATAGACAGTCCCAAATCCGGAATGGCTTTGTCTGCTTCACAGTCTTCACCATTCCTTGCTCTATATATCGAATTTTCTGTAGATGATATCGTGTCCGTCATGCTGGATATGGAAGCTGATTTTATGGGGAAAATATTCGAGAAAGAAATGGCGTCAAAAATCCAGCCCCATGATGACTATAAACTTCTGGATGTCATAATGCGCCTTCTAAACATAAATGAAAAACCAGATGAAATGGCATTTATGACCAAACATTTAAAGCGTGAAATCATCTTAAATCTAATTACCGGCCCTTATGGAAAAACGTTTGCCCAAAGTATCGTCAAAATCCAGCAGGCAGGCGATATTTATTATACAAATAGCTGGATTAAGCAGCATTATAAAGATACGTTTACCGTAGAAGATCTCGCCGAACAAAGCAATATGAGCGTATCCAGCTTTCATCAAAAATTCAAGAGCGCCGTGGGCATGGGGCCGCTGCAATGTCAAAAAAAGCTCCGGCTGATGGAAGCACGGCAATTAATGCTGGATAAGACTTTAAATGTAACGGATGCGGCAATGGAAGTCGGGTACGAAAGCTTGTCCCATTTCAACAGAGATTATCGGCGACTGTTTGGTCTGTCACCACAGAAAGACATTCAAGAAATACGCAATTGTTTATACACAAAAGCACAATTCGACTAAAGGTCAAATTGTGCTTTTTATTATTTTCGCCCCATTACTTAGACATGCTTATTACGGCACGGAATTTCGTCTTTGCAGACATCATTTTTTCATAAGCTTCTTGAGCGCGTTCCAAAGGAAAAACTTCAATCATAGGCCGTACATCGGTCAGTATGCTAAATTGAATGGTTGCTTCAAGCTCCTTCGCTTGTCCGGTAAACGTGCCTCGAACCGTGTTTGGACCTTTCAGAAAATCCATCGCAGACCATTCCAGAGGCTCGTCTGAAACGGCAGCAATAATAAGTTCACCGCCCGTACCCAAGCCGCCAACCAAGGAAGCGATCACTTTTGCGTTAGGCGCTGTAGCGACAATGACTTTTGCGCCTCCTAATGCTTTCAAGGCTTCAGCCGGATCTTCCTTATCAGCATCGATATAGTGATGCGCCCCAAGCTCAAGTGCCAATTCCTCTTTATCCTGGCCGCGAGAAATCGCAACCGTCTGGAAGCCTGCTTTTTTTGCGTACTGTACTGCAAGATGGCCAAGCCCGCCAATGCCGGAAATCGCTACAAGGTCACCCAGGCGCGCCGCGCTGTTCCGCAATGCACTGAACACGGTTTCTCCAGCGCACAACAGCGGCGCCGCTTCTTCTGGTGAAATTTCCTCCGGAATAACAATGAGAGCATCTTCAAAAGCAACCATATATTCAGCGTATCCGCCATCCATCGTAAGGGCTGTCACATGATTATGCCCTCCATTCCATCCGATACCAACGCGCTGTCCAATTTTCCATTTTGTTGAGCCCGGTGCTAATTTCTCTACGATACCGACAACTTCGTGGCCTGGAATCCGCGGATACTGTGAGGATGCGCCTTCGATTACCTTCGCTTCCCCGTGACATACTCCGCATGCTTCAACACGAAGAAGCACTTGTCCTTCTCCGGGCTGCGGCACAGGAATTTCAACCAGCTTCATTGGCTCTCCCTTGGCGGGAACTTGTATGGCTTTCATCATATTCATATATATTGCCTCCTATAGTTTTGTTTCATGCTTGCTCTACATCATTATTTTTGCAAAAATCACAGCAGGAGGCTTGCTCATTTCTACGAATTGTTTGCCCGATTCTACATGCTTAACAAACTCAAAGCGTGAATCGTTTTAGGCTTTATGCAGTAGTAACGACGGAGGCTCTAACCATTCAAAAAAATCGAAAAACTCACTCCTTATACTTGAAGCTTTCGTTGTTGCAAAACATGATTTGGAAGGACGCAAGAAAATTCTGCTTGCATTAGACATAGAAAATCCTGAGTTACATTCCAAATTAGAATCGATAATTGCTCAAACAGCTGAAGACATTCTACGGGCTAATAAATATGATTTGCACTGGCTGGATGTAAGGAACATTTCCGAAACTAGAGCGTGTATGCACACGCAAGCGAGCTGGTTTCCGATAAAAACCAGCGTTCAAACGTCTTCCCTCTGCTGCCGGGAATAGCACAACTTATAAATATGAAAAATGTGAACCTACGTACCAAAAGTCTGCTTCATGCTCTTCGTTTCTGGGGCTTGCTTCCTGCACAAAGACATTTAGACAGACTTGGCGGACACAGAAACCGCTATTTTAATCGAATCATGGGCTACGACAGAGGCTGCGGACTCAGGGGCCGCTAATGCGCTGCACATCGTCATTTTGAGAGGATTATTAAGGCAATAGCGGATCTCCTGTCCGCTTAATGCCCGAAAGGGAATCAAAAGCCAGATTAACGGAAACTCAGTCCGCCAAAAAAGGAATTCGCTTCCAAAACTGCGCGTTCTCAGCCACAGTGCTCACTGCAACTGTGCTCTCAGCAACATTTGCATGCTGTGGTTCCTTAAGCCTTGAATGGTCCGAAGAGCTTTGCCTCGAATAATCACTTAACAAGGAGCAGCAGAAGGGCTCCCGTTTGCATACACACCCTAGAGCAAAAGAAAAAGGCCGGAGGTTCACCTCCGGCCTTAAGGAAAAAGCTTATTTGTTTAAGCGTACAGCGGTGTTACTTAATTACAACGTACTCCAGGTTCACAAGTTTAGCATAAGTCACGATTTGGTCTGTCGTCAGGTTCAAGGAAACGACAGTATGATGGCCGCCGCCATTCTCAATCCAAGCTTTTACGCCATCCTGGAAGTTCGGCTTAACCGTCCACAGCACACGAGCTACAGGGAGCTTAGGAGCTGGAACCGTTGGCTCGAATGCGGAAACCTCGTTGATTAACAGCTTGTAATGGGTGCCGAAATCCGCCATGGAGACGACGACGCCTTCGCCAGCTTTGCCGTCGAATATGAGACGCGCTGGATCCTCGCGATCGCCAATACCCAATGGGGAAACGATGATGGTTGGTTTGTTGCTGGCCAAAGTCGGATCTACTTCGAGCATATGAGATTGCAGAATGGCTTCTTGCCCAGCTGCCATTTCATACGTGTAATCTTCCATAAAGCCTGTATTTTGGTTATGGCTCATCACTTTCAGCAAGCGATCAAGCGCAGCCGTCTTCCAGTCGCCTTCACCGGCAAAGCCGTAGCCTTGCGCCATCAGGCGTTGGACAGCCAGACCCGGAAGCTGCTTCATCCCATGCAAATCCTCGAAGTTCGTAGTGAAGGCATTGTAGCCTTTCTCTTCAAAGAAACGTTTCATCGCGATTTCATAGCTCGCTTGTACTCTTACGCTAGCTTCCCAAGACTCTTTGCTGCTCGTGCCATAATCAAATGTATATAGCTCCGCATACAGCCCCATCAGATCGTCGATTTCTTGCTCTGTAACAGCATTCACGTATTGTACGAGGTCGCCGATACCGTAATAATCTACCGTCCAACCGAATTGAATTTGGGCTTCGACTTTATCTCCATCCGTAACGCCGACGTTGCGCATATTGTCGCCAAAACGAGCAACCTTGATATTAAAGCTTTCGTTATAGGC from the Paenibacillus sp. BIHB 4019 genome contains:
- the araA gene encoding L-arabinose isomerase; this encodes MSVTLAKEFWFVVGSQNLYGEEALAEVKAHAQTMTDALNASGVLPYPVVLQDLAVSADKITSIMKEVNYRDEVAGVITWMHTFSPAKMWIRGTKLLQKPLLHLATQYNESIPWATIDMDFMNLNQAAHGDREYGFINARLKKQNKIVVGYWERPEVHQQIADWMDVAVAYNESFNIKVARFGDNMRNVGVTDGDKVEAQIQFGWTVDYYGIGDLVQYVNAVTEQEIDDLMGLYAELYTFDYGTSSKESWEASVRVQASYEIAMKRFFEEKGYNAFTTNFEDLHGMKQLPGLAVQRLMAQGYGFAGEGDWKTAALDRLLKVMSHNQNTGFMEDYTYEMAAGQEAILQSHMLEVDPTLASNKPTIIVSPLGIGDREDPARLIFDGKAGEGVVVSMADFGTHYKLLINEVSAFEPTVPAPKLPVARVLWTVKPNFQDGVKAWIENGGGHHTVVSLNLTTDQIVTYAKLVNLEYVVIK